A genome region from Candidatus Manganitrophus noduliformans includes the following:
- a CDS encoding integrase core domain-containing protein, translating into MAGKSTDSGDGEIKSIPYVPISHPFIERLIGTIRREYLDHVLFWGEIDLARKLEEFRTYYNGYRVHSALNGETPSGMAGHPVLGGARLDAYQWRPHCRGRFQTPMAA; encoded by the coding sequence ATGGCAGGCAAATCTACGGATTCTGGAGATGGGGAAATCAAGAGCATTCCATATGTACCGATATCACATCCTTTTATCGAGCGACTGATCGGAACGATTCGACGCGAATATCTAGATCACGTTCTCTTCTGGGGTGAGATAGACCTTGCACGCAAGCTGGAGGAGTTTAGAACCTATTATAATGGATACCGGGTTCATTCCGCGTTGAACGGAGAAACCCCTTCTGGAATGGCGGGTCATCCTGTTCTTGGAGGTGCTCGCCTCGATGCTTACCAATGGAGGCCGCATTGTCGGGGCCGGTTCCAAACACCCATGGCAGCGTAA
- a CDS encoding ester cyclase: MAKFTGTMKGPMKTPDGKTIPPTNKKFEVEFCTVAHWDENGQILEERLFYDLVGLMQQIGLAGGEAKAA, encoded by the coding sequence GTGGCGAAATTCACCGGCACGATGAAGGGGCCGATGAAGACGCCGGACGGCAAGACGATTCCACCGACCAACAAGAAATTCGAGGTGGAGTTCTGCACTGTTGCGCACTGGGACGAAAACGGCCAGATTCTCGAAGAAAGACTCTTCTACGATCTGGTCGGCTTGATGCAGCAGATCGGACTCGCCGGGGGGGAAGCAAAGGCGGCGTAA
- a CDS encoding NADPH-dependent F420 reductase encodes MKPKIGIIGEGNVGGALRRGLERVKYEVRSVGNDPKGVRETASWGEAIILAVPFNAVEAVVREIREAVSGKVLLDVTNVLTPDYQLALGCTTSGAEELQKKVPGAKVIKAFNTAFAGQMDTGRIKNEPITLFVAGDDETAKATVTQMGREIGFDPVDAGPLQNARWLETLGYFHIQLGYTLKMGTQIEFKLIR; translated from the coding sequence ATGAAACCGAAGATCGGAATCATCGGAGAAGGAAATGTCGGCGGCGCGCTCAGACGGGGATTGGAGCGGGTGAAGTATGAGGTGAGAAGCGTCGGAAACGACCCCAAAGGGGTTCGGGAAACCGCGTCGTGGGGAGAGGCGATCATCCTCGCCGTCCCGTTCAACGCAGTGGAGGCGGTCGTGAGAGAAATCAGAGAAGCGGTGAGTGGAAAGGTGTTGCTCGACGTGACGAACGTTCTGACCCCCGATTACCAGCTCGCTTTGGGATGCACGACCAGCGGGGCCGAGGAGCTTCAAAAGAAAGTACCCGGCGCGAAGGTGATCAAAGCATTCAATACCGCCTTCGCCGGCCAGATGGACACCGGACGGATCAAGAACGAGCCGATCACCCTCTTTGTGGCGGGGGATGACGAGACAGCCAAAGCGACCGTGACTCAAATGGGGCGGGAGATCGGTTTTGATCCAGTCGATGCAGGCCCCCTTCAGAATGCCCGCTGGCTGGAGACATTGGGTTATTTTCACATTCAGCTCGGCTACACGCTGAAGATGGGAACCCAGATTGAATTCAAGCTGATCCGCTAA
- a CDS encoding pirin family protein: protein MMHVRKRKEIFHIDGGWFSGDWHFSFDNYNDPENTGFGKLRVFNVDTLIPGAVWPMHPHQEMEVITYCTQGVFEHADDLGNDGLLYPGDVQHTTIGSGMMHSEINHSKTEPMTFIQVWIFPWKQGLTPRVQQKHVKKEERLNRFTPLVSNRAPGALPIEQDAEAFAAAPESGVQIQKNLERDQGAYLYLISGAVLLNGTALSPGDAAKVIDEAVAIEATEPSELFILMVPL from the coding sequence ATGATGCATGTGAGGAAACGAAAGGAGATTTTTCATATTGACGGAGGATGGTTCTCGGGGGATTGGCATTTCTCCTTCGACAATTACAACGATCCGGAGAATACAGGTTTTGGAAAATTGAGGGTCTTTAATGTCGACACACTCATCCCCGGAGCGGTCTGGCCGATGCATCCTCACCAAGAGATGGAGGTCATCACCTACTGCACGCAGGGGGTCTTCGAGCATGCCGATGATTTGGGAAACGACGGCCTGCTCTATCCGGGAGATGTCCAGCACACCACCATCGGGAGCGGCATGATGCATTCCGAGATCAATCATTCGAAAACGGAGCCGATGACCTTTATTCAGGTCTGGATCTTCCCCTGGAAGCAAGGCCTGACGCCGCGTGTGCAACAAAAACATGTCAAGAAGGAAGAGCGGCTCAACCGATTTACCCCACTGGTCTCCAACCGCGCGCCGGGCGCCCTTCCGATCGAGCAGGATGCGGAGGCGTTTGCTGCGGCCCCCGAATCGGGTGTTCAGATCCAGAAGAATCTGGAAAGGGACCAAGGCGCCTATCTCTATTTGATCTCGGGAGCTGTTCTTCTGAATGGAACGGCGCTCTCTCCGGGAGATGCGGCCAAGGTGATCGACGAGGCGGTGGCAATCGAGGCGACAGAACCGAGTGAGCTCTTTATCTTAATGGTACCTTT